The genomic DNA AAGAGATGTTGAGCCAAGAATTTACCTTTCGACAGTAAAGAAACGATTAGTTGAACTTGCAATTTGGACATTTTTACTCTTTACAAGCTTAGTTCCATTTTTGACGATGGGAGCCATCTCTTTTATTAAAGCATATGGGTTGCCGTTTAAACTAGAAAACTTATCAATGAAAAACTACCAATATTTATTGTTTTCTGATCCAAAAACATTATCGGCGTTAGGAAATAGTTTTAAATTAGCCTCTTTTACAATGATTGTTTGTTTAATTGCTGGTACGATTATCGCTTATTTACGGTATAAAAAGCCGAATATTTTAACAAAAATAACTGAATTATTTGTGACGATTCCTTATGCATTACCGGGAACGGTGTTTGCACTTTGTATGATTTTCGCATGGATGCAGCCGATTCGCGGATGGAATCCAGGAATATACGGCTCTATTTGGATATTATTTATTGCTTATGTCACAAGATTTTTAATTTTACAAGTAAGGGGAAGTTATGCTGCTTTATTACAAGTTGATCCATCTATTGAGGAAGCGGCTAGAACAACGGGCGCAAAAGGATGGGTTAAATGGAGGAATATTCTTTTGCCGTTAATATTGCCTGGTTTAATTGGAGGAGCTTTTTTATAGTAGTTTTTTAACGGCTCTAACAGAATTAACAGTATCTAGTCTACTTTGGTCAACAGGCTCAGAAACAGTAGGGGTTGTTATTTTTAACTATGAACAGGCAGGATACACTACTTATTCAACTGCATTTTCTAGTATCATTGTTTTCGCGGTTTTGTTAGGAGGAATATTATTTATGACAGCTGGAAAAGTGTGGAATCGAAAGGTGTTAAAGAAAACATGATCGAAGTTCAAAAAGTAACGCAGACTTATCATTCTTTTACGGCTCTTCATTCAGTTGATTTGACAATTCATAACGGTGAATTTATTGCGATTCTCGGTCC from Bacillus aquiflavi includes the following:
- a CDS encoding ABC transporter permease, with the translated sequence MKRDVEPRIYLSTVKKRLVELAIWTFLLFTSLVPFLTMGAISFIKAYGLPFKLENLSMKNYQYLLFSDPKTLSALGNSFKLASFTMIVCLIAGTIIAYLRYKKPNILTKITELFVTIPYALPGTVFALCMIFAWMQPIRGWNPGIYGSIWILFIAYVTRFLILQVRGSYAALLQVDPSIEEAARTTGAKGWVKWRNILLPLILPGLIGGAFL